In Rhineura floridana isolate rRhiFlo1 chromosome 1, rRhiFlo1.hap2, whole genome shotgun sequence, the following proteins share a genomic window:
- the LOC133385888 gene encoding uncharacterized protein LOC133385888 isoform X3, giving the protein MKRQKSGKKVPKSSMLSVLRIRHDTQKNVLLLTEEEDVVKFDLDGISVCRSQQEEGTGLNTWVDYFRKDQNDGLHLVTFTQESQDKLLVLTKHHDPEKLTLLPYDISDCQEKNGNKFDITKLCEDNLKRHLFLMDSDRYEESVQFKLLEDEEKRYIHAGQTLFLAYKNVDKSDGSIYRFVMRHKKQHTQELAVL; this is encoded by the exons GTACCAAAAAGTTCAATGCTCTCAGTATTGAGAATAAGGCATGACAcccaaaaaaatgttttgttactGACGGAGGAGGAAGATGTAGTGAAGTTTGATTTAGATGGAATATCTGTCTGTAGATCCCAGCAAGAGGAAG GTACTGGTTTGAATACTTGGGTTGATTACTTCAGGAAAG ACCAAAATGATGGCCTTCATCTAGTTACTTTTACCCAAGAGTCACAAGACAAATTGCTGGTGCTGACCAAACACCATGACCCAGAGAAGTTAACG CTACTTCCATATGATATATCAGATTGCCAGGAGAAAAATGGCAACAAGTTTGATATCACCAAG ctctgtgaagataATCTAAAACGTCATCTTTTCCTCATGGATTCTGACAGATATGAAGAATCAGTCCAATTTAAGCTGCTTGAAGATGAAGAGAAGCGCTATATTCATGCTGGGCAGACACTGTTTCTAGCCTACAAAAATGTAGATAAATCAGATGGATCAATATACCGCTTTGTGATGAGACATAAGAAACAGCACACCCAAGAGCTTGCAGTGCTTTAA
- the LOC133385888 gene encoding uncharacterized protein LOC133385888 isoform X2: MQKQPMKRQKSGKKVPKSSMLSVLRIRHDTQKNVLLLTEEEDVVKFDLDGISVCRSQQEEGTGLNTWVDYFRKDQNDGLHLVTFTQESQDKLLVLTKHHDPEKLTLLPYDISDCQEKNGNKFDITKLCEDNLKRHLFLMDSDRYEESVQFKLLEDEEKRYIHAGQTLFLAYKNVDKSDGSIYRFVMRHKKQHTQELAVL, encoded by the exons GTACCAAAAAGTTCAATGCTCTCAGTATTGAGAATAAGGCATGACAcccaaaaaaatgttttgttactGACGGAGGAGGAAGATGTAGTGAAGTTTGATTTAGATGGAATATCTGTCTGTAGATCCCAGCAAGAGGAAG GTACTGGTTTGAATACTTGGGTTGATTACTTCAGGAAAG ACCAAAATGATGGCCTTCATCTAGTTACTTTTACCCAAGAGTCACAAGACAAATTGCTGGTGCTGACCAAACACCATGACCCAGAGAAGTTAACG CTACTTCCATATGATATATCAGATTGCCAGGAGAAAAATGGCAACAAGTTTGATATCACCAAG ctctgtgaagataATCTAAAACGTCATCTTTTCCTCATGGATTCTGACAGATATGAAGAATCAGTCCAATTTAAGCTGCTTGAAGATGAAGAGAAGCGCTATATTCATGCTGGGCAGACACTGTTTCTAGCCTACAAAAATGTAGATAAATCAGATGGATCAATATACCGCTTTGTGATGAGACATAAGAAACAGCACACCCAAGAGCTTGCAGTGCTTTAA